A window of Dissulfurirhabdus thermomarina contains these coding sequences:
- a CDS encoding type II secretion system F family protein — protein MPTFSYEAIDGQGRRVQGTAVAADRGAAAAELAERGLQPIRLRRLPAVLGVRRPARPALSAEELFRMTKELADLLAAGVPLERALGILAEAAERPATANLLRDVRERVQAGRGFSEALAAHPETFSPLYVSMVRVGETGGVLPEVLSRLHGFLARSRQVRQFVLVSSIYPAILLAVGLISVVVLVVVIVPRFADIFSDLGQPVPTATAVVFGVSRFLRAWGWLIVLGAAAAGAGAWAWFRTPEGRAWAGRAVLRVPVAAGVVQRIEFGRFARTLGTLLDSGVPILKGISLAGEVLANPVFREAAAALYKGVRQGKSPSQVMRATGVFPPVMVHLAAIGEETGELGAMLLRIADDMDEKAQQEIRVTMAVAGPAAIVLIGLLVGAVVVAMLLAVFGINDVAF, from the coding sequence GTGCCGACCTTCTCCTACGAGGCCATCGACGGGCAGGGCCGCCGCGTCCAGGGGACCGCCGTGGCCGCCGATCGGGGCGCCGCGGCGGCGGAACTGGCGGAGCGGGGCCTCCAGCCCATCCGGCTCCGGCGCCTGCCCGCCGTCCTCGGGGTCCGGCGCCCGGCCCGGCCCGCTCTCTCCGCCGAGGAACTCTTCCGCATGACCAAGGAGCTGGCGGATCTCCTCGCGGCCGGCGTTCCCCTGGAGCGGGCCCTGGGCATCCTGGCCGAGGCCGCCGAGCGGCCGGCCACGGCGAACCTCCTGCGGGACGTCCGGGAGCGGGTCCAGGCCGGGCGGGGGTTCTCCGAGGCCTTGGCCGCGCACCCCGAGACCTTCTCCCCTCTCTACGTGAGCATGGTCCGGGTGGGCGAGACGGGCGGGGTGCTCCCTGAGGTGCTTTCCCGCCTGCACGGATTCCTGGCCCGGTCCCGGCAGGTGCGCCAGTTCGTCCTGGTCTCCTCCATCTACCCCGCCATCCTGCTCGCCGTGGGCCTGATCTCCGTGGTCGTCCTCGTGGTGGTGATCGTGCCCCGCTTCGCAGATATCTTCAGCGACCTCGGCCAGCCCGTGCCGACCGCCACGGCCGTGGTCTTCGGGGTGAGCCGCTTCCTTCGGGCCTGGGGCTGGCTGATCGTCCTGGGCGCGGCGGCGGCCGGCGCCGGGGCGTGGGCCTGGTTCCGGACGCCGGAGGGGCGGGCCTGGGCCGGCCGGGCGGTGCTCCGGGTTCCGGTGGCCGCGGGGGTGGTCCAGCGGATCGAGTTCGGCCGGTTCGCCCGGACCCTGGGGACGCTCCTCGACAGCGGCGTCCCCATCCTGAAGGGTATCTCCCTGGCCGGCGAGGTCCTCGCCAACCCCGTCTTCCGAGAGGCGGCGGCCGCCCTCTACAAGGGGGTCCGCCAGGGCAAGAGCCCGAGCCAGGTGATGCGGGCCACCGGGGTCTTTCCCCCTGTCATGGTGCACCTTGCGGCCATCGGGGAAGAGACGGGGGAACTCGGGGCCATGCTCCTCAGGATCGCCGACGACATGGACGAGAAGGCCCAGCAGGAGATCCGTGTGACCATGGCCGTGGCCGGGCCGGCGGCCATCGTCCTCATCGGCCTCCTGGTGGGCGCGGTGGTGGTGGCCATGCTGCTGGCCGTCTTCGGGATCAACGATGTGGCCTTCTGA
- a CDS encoding PulJ/GspJ family protein, whose translation MSGGPRPAGAGFTLLEVVIAVTLLALLVSVLAMAVRTGVSAWSRVRAGGEAARARQAVENLFGRQLRGAVRPGVPALAAFRDFRGRGDECAFVTTAVPAGPGGGGLARAVYRYVPERKVLVVGLHPVTRAEDLQAELPADADAADPADLAREGWIVGRVAGVAGFRFRYLEPGGGSRFDPWAWSRDWDRRRRLPAAVGLGWGEAASDDPGAWTILWPIVPAAGDTP comes from the coding sequence GTGAGCGGGGGCCCCCGGCCCGCCGGGGCGGGGTTCACCCTGCTCGAGGTGGTGATCGCCGTGACGCTCCTGGCCCTCCTCGTCTCGGTGCTCGCCATGGCCGTCCGGACGGGGGTCTCGGCCTGGTCCCGGGTCCGGGCGGGCGGCGAGGCGGCCCGGGCCCGCCAGGCGGTGGAGAACCTCTTCGGGCGTCAGCTCCGGGGGGCGGTCCGCCCCGGGGTGCCGGCGCTGGCCGCCTTCCGGGATTTCCGCGGGCGCGGGGACGAATGCGCCTTCGTGACCACGGCCGTCCCGGCCGGGCCCGGGGGTGGGGGGCTCGCCAGGGCCGTCTACCGCTACGTGCCGGAACGCAAGGTCCTGGTGGTGGGGCTGCACCCGGTGACCCGTGCCGAGGACCTCCAGGCGGAGCTCCCGGCGGACGCCGACGCCGCCGATCCCGCAGACCTGGCCCGCGAGGGGTGGATCGTGGGGCGGGTCGCCGGGGTGGCGGGGTTCCGGTTCCGGTACCTCGAGCCGGGGGGCGGCTCGCGGTTCGACCCCTGGGCCTGGTCCCGGGATTGGGACCGGCGCCGCCGGCTCCCCGCCGCCGTGGGCCTGGGCTGGGGAGAGGCGGCATCCGACGACCCGGGCGCGTGGACCATCCTTTGGCCCATCGTCCCGGCGGCGGGGGATACCCCATGA
- a CDS encoding prepilin-type N-terminal cleavage/methylation domain-containing protein yields MWPSDRSGGFTLLEILLVMVLIGVSAGLVFVAVGGGAFQSERRRLLEDFTGALRDARTRGLLSGRPVFFVIDGEGRTYGAGRRRPFPAEVQVEGDGVVEAGGGVYGILFYPDGSSSGGRLDLRWAGGKVDRVAVDPLLGLVTLRAAEEGP; encoded by the coding sequence ATGTGGCCTTCTGACCGCTCCGGGGGCTTCACCCTCCTGGAGATCCTCCTGGTGATGGTGCTGATAGGGGTCTCCGCCGGGCTGGTCTTCGTCGCCGTGGGTGGGGGCGCCTTCCAGTCGGAGCGCCGGCGCCTCCTCGAGGACTTCACCGGCGCCCTCCGGGATGCCCGCACCCGGGGCCTCCTCTCGGGCCGGCCGGTCTTCTTCGTCATCGACGGAGAGGGCCGGACCTACGGGGCCGGCCGCCGCCGGCCCTTCCCGGCCGAGGTCCAGGTGGAGGGAGATGGCGTGGTGGAGGCCGGAGGCGGGGTCTACGGGATCCTCTTCTACCCGGACGGGAGCAGCAGCGGGGGGCGGCTGGATCTCCGCTGGGCCGGGGGGAAGGTGGACCGGGTGGCGGTGGACCCGCTCCTGGGGCTCGTCACCCTCCGGGCGGCGGAGGAGGGGCCGTGA
- a CDS encoding prepilin-type N-terminal cleavage/methylation domain-containing protein — MSGRPAPAGAGFTLLEVLVATAVTGIALGVLLSGFAMGHRQALRGDRARVAAELAEGLFQAALEGAEGLDAGPAEVPGWPGWRYGLDRRAAEVAVRPAGAEGAAAPEEATEVAGLERLTLTLYPPGGAPPFVLEALAPAPEASP, encoded by the coding sequence GTGAGCGGTCGTCCCGCACCGGCCGGGGCGGGGTTCACCCTGCTCGAGGTCCTGGTGGCCACGGCGGTCACGGGGATCGCCCTGGGTGTGCTCCTCTCCGGATTCGCCATGGGGCACCGGCAGGCGCTTCGCGGGGACCGGGCCCGGGTGGCGGCGGAGCTGGCCGAGGGCCTCTTCCAGGCCGCCCTGGAGGGGGCGGAGGGGCTCGATGCGGGCCCCGCCGAGGTGCCCGGGTGGCCCGGCTGGCGCTACGGCCTCGATCGGCGGGCGGCGGAGGTGGCGGTCCGGCCGGCGGGGGCGGAAGGGGCAGCGGCCCCGGAGGAGGCCACGGAGGTGGCGGGCCTCGAGCGACTCACCCTCACCTTGTATCCCCCCGGCGGGGCGCCGCCCTTCGTCCTGGAGGCCCTGGCGCCGGCCCCGGAGGCGTCGCCGTGA